One segment of Paenibacillus sp. FSL R7-0337 DNA contains the following:
- a CDS encoding MFS transporter, protein MPFLLLFIALLAASLNMRPVITSVSPLLSNIQGDLAMSSLQASLLTTLPVLCMGLFAPVAVSISRRFGMERTIFASMVLIGAATAARGVLSSASGLILTALAAGVGIGIAGPLLSGFIKRYFPGRTAMVSVYSAALVLGASLAAGLSVPLFTWLDSSWQLSLAVWAVLSLAALPAWWRITAKSLQPEAQSVHAKLPVANKRAWLLTVFFGLMASVFYSLTAWLAPIAMSMGYSRHDAGNLLTLFTLIQIPVSILVPILTSRFQRRTLWLVLCSLFELSGLLLLLGSGFPFLSAVLLGIGAGGLFPLALMLPLLMTQRAEEASAWSSLSQGGGYILGALGPLAVGRILDASGSFRLALTGLAVVTVLMIAVQLMIGRSSREGQRAKEQLN, encoded by the coding sequence TTGCCTTTCCTGTTATTATTCATCGCCCTACTGGCTGCCTCATTAAATATGCGTCCGGTTATTACGTCCGTCTCTCCGCTGCTTAGCAATATTCAGGGGGACCTGGCAATGAGCAGCCTGCAGGCGAGTCTGCTGACTACGCTGCCTGTTCTGTGTATGGGCCTGTTCGCACCGGTTGCAGTGAGCATCAGCCGCCGTTTCGGAATGGAACGTACAATCTTTGCATCCATGGTGCTCATCGGGGCGGCAACTGCCGCGCGGGGCGTGTTATCCTCGGCCTCTGGGCTCATTCTGACCGCACTCGCAGCAGGTGTGGGAATCGGAATCGCCGGTCCGCTGTTGTCAGGCTTCATTAAGCGTTATTTCCCAGGGCGTACTGCTATGGTAAGTGTGTATTCTGCCGCGTTGGTGCTGGGCGCATCGCTGGCGGCAGGGCTGTCTGTTCCCTTGTTCACCTGGTTGGACAGTTCCTGGCAGCTGTCGCTGGCAGTATGGGCGGTACTCTCCCTGGCAGCTCTCCCGGCTTGGTGGAGAATTACAGCAAAGTCGCTGCAGCCGGAGGCTCAGAGTGTGCACGCCAAGCTGCCCGTGGCGAACAAGCGGGCCTGGCTGCTGACCGTATTTTTCGGCCTGATGGCCAGTGTCTTCTATTCGCTGACAGCTTGGCTGGCCCCGATAGCCATGTCTATGGGCTACAGCCGTCATGATGCGGGTAACCTGCTCACATTGTTCACCCTGATTCAGATTCCGGTAAGTATTCTGGTGCCAATCCTTACGTCCAGATTCCAGCGGCGCACCTTATGGCTGGTGCTGTGCAGTCTGTTCGAGCTAAGCGGACTGCTGTTGCTCCTCGGATCAGGCTTTCCATTCCTGAGTGCAGTCCTGCTCGGGATCGGTGCCGGAGGATTGTTCCCGCTGGCGCTCATGCTGCCGCTGCTCATGACGCAGCGGGCGGAAGAGGCCAGCGCCTGGTCCTCACTGAGCCAGGGCGGCGGCTATATTCTCGGAGCCTTGGGTCCCCTCGCAGTAGGCCGCATCCTGGATGCTTCGGGTTCATTCCGGCTTGCCCTGACCGGCCTGGCTGTGGTCACTGTGCTTATGATCGCGGTACAGCTCATGATCGGCAGAAGCTCCCGTGAAGGGCAACGCGCTAAGGAACAGTTAAATTGA
- a CDS encoding ATP-binding protein yields MGARFHDLPLLHKYDPVGELGNSDPVRDEHNTFAAKIFADIAELLSRLHRQLEAQELSYQDTLHSFMDIKRIIHDMNKQLVYIRTCIEAGHAAKGADHINGILHQIVASCNTITTGNLAVDALVSHALHHASCLDIAMQHKVQLTGAPVNIERYDLCILLGNLLDNAIDAARQVRPAENRSIQLHIHANNNALVIYIGNSMAAPASTAAPCRRAHPELHGIGLSTIQQVTGKYGGHLRTTVKPGKYETVVVLPYAKTGS; encoded by the coding sequence ATGGGTGCCCGTTTCCACGATCTCCCCCTGCTTCATAAATATGATCCGGTCGGCGAGCTTGGCAATTCCGATCCGGTGCGAGATGAGCACAACACTTTTGCCGCGAAAATATTTGCCGATATTGCGGAACTGCTGAGCCGTCTGCACAGACAGCTCGAAGCCCAGGAGCTCAGCTATCAGGATACCTTACATTCCTTCATGGACATCAAGCGAATCATTCATGATATGAATAAGCAATTGGTATACATACGCACCTGTATTGAAGCAGGCCATGCGGCAAAAGGCGCAGATCATATTAACGGAATTCTGCACCAGATCGTGGCTTCCTGCAACACCATCACTACCGGCAACCTGGCGGTGGATGCCTTGGTCAGCCATGCGCTTCACCACGCCTCTTGCCTGGATATTGCCATGCAGCATAAGGTACAGCTCACCGGTGCACCTGTTAACATTGAACGCTATGATCTGTGTATATTACTTGGCAACCTTCTGGATAATGCCATAGATGCTGCGAGACAGGTCCGGCCGGCTGAGAACAGATCCATTCAGCTTCATATCCATGCGAACAACAATGCCCTCGTTATCTATATCGGCAACTCCATGGCCGCCCCCGCCAGCACAGCAGCGCCATGCCGCCGGGCCCATCCGGAGCTGCACGGAATCGGCTTAAGTACTATTCAGCAGGTTACGGGCAAATACGGCGGGCATCTGAGAACGACGGTCAAGCCCGGGAAGTACGAAACGGTTGTTGTTCTGCCTTATGCGAAGACCGGAAGCTAA
- a CDS encoding LysR family transcriptional regulator, with protein MIHLETRHLHYFLAVCQELHFTRAAEKLGISQPTLSQQIKVLEGELGLPLFDRIGKRIALTEAGALLKEYAVQMVQNEHSAKAAMDELRLDNRGTIRLGLLPSDLDYQLTPLLVKFHEDYPNIRLQVFASTVIQQEVLDNKLDIGICLQGPRDELLTKVDLGWEPYHLIVRGDHPYAAKSHIELSELQSIQLVMYPRTFIGRELVENTCREAGFALEPIMETGSATSLIQLVQAGIGGTVQPGSLMDAIKNSGLRSIPILGSPPIRKLSLIYRADRYITKATHTFIGYLKEFWMDHLESSRTDNISTKTPTDT; from the coding sequence GTGATTCATTTGGAAACCCGCCATTTGCATTATTTTCTGGCTGTGTGTCAAGAACTGCATTTCACACGGGCCGCTGAGAAGCTGGGAATCAGCCAACCCACGTTAAGCCAGCAGATCAAGGTGCTGGAAGGTGAGCTGGGGCTCCCCCTCTTCGACCGGATCGGCAAAAGAATTGCCCTTACCGAGGCTGGTGCACTCCTGAAGGAGTACGCAGTCCAGATGGTACAGAATGAACACAGCGCCAAGGCGGCCATGGATGAACTGCGTCTAGACAACCGCGGCACCATCCGGCTCGGGCTGCTGCCTTCCGACCTTGATTACCAGTTAACACCGCTGCTGGTTAAATTCCACGAGGATTATCCAAATATACGGCTTCAGGTATTCGCCTCGACGGTCATTCAACAGGAGGTGCTGGATAACAAGCTGGACATCGGGATCTGTCTCCAGGGGCCGCGCGATGAACTGTTAACCAAGGTTGATCTGGGCTGGGAGCCGTATCATCTGATTGTCCGGGGGGATCACCCTTACGCTGCCAAGAGCCATATCGAGCTGTCTGAACTTCAGAGTATCCAGCTTGTGATGTACCCGCGGACTTTTATCGGCAGAGAGCTGGTCGAGAACACATGCCGGGAAGCCGGCTTCGCGCTGGAACCGATTATGGAGACCGGATCGGCCACCTCGCTGATCCAGCTGGTGCAGGCCGGAATCGGCGGTACCGTGCAGCCGGGCAGTCTCATGGACGCAATAAAGAACAGCGGTCTCCGCTCCATTCCCATCCTGGGTTCGCCGCCCATCCGCAAGCTCAGCTTAATCTACCGGGCAGACCGTTACATCACCAAAGCAACCCATACTTTTATCGGCTATCTGAAGGAGTTCTGGATGGATCACTTGGAATCTTCCCGTACCGATAATATAAGCACTAAGACTCCAACCGATACGTAA
- a CDS encoding glycosyl hydrolase, whose protein sequence is MKKWLKRTGTMLLACTLLLGGLTAPPAARADPALITIESENAQLTPDLQVTTQIYGTPKPGYSGSGFVWMQNSGTLTYTVTVPATGMYTISTRYMQELSPDGRQQALIVNGAAKGSYMLPYTTTWKEFNFGYHKLNQGSNTIQVKAGWGFAYFDALTVDHANLDPLIVQPVLSDAQATPETQLLMNYLTEVYGKHMLSGQQEIYGGGNDGNSELEFDWIHNLTGKYPAVRGFDLMNYNPLYGWEDGTTARMIDWVNTKGGIATNSWHLTVPRDITSYQLGEFVDWKQATYKPTETNFNTANAVIPGTKEYKYLKLAIKDLAEQLQILQDNNVPVIFRPYHEAEGNGGLNGEGAWFWWASAGAEVYKQLWDQLYTELTETYGLHNLIWTYNSYVYSTSPAWYPGDNQVDIVGYDKYNTIYNRYDGLSGVPNEDAISSTFYQLVDLTGGKKMVAMTENDTVPSVQNLTDEKAGWLYFLPWYGEHLMSTAFNFPATLTTLYQSDYVITLDELPDLKGNNPHPSASITPSMVEFDKAQAHQADQTVTMNLNGNTLTALRSGTTVLTENEDYTLSGNTLLLTKAFLATLPVGEHSVVLDFNQGQDPVLKVKVIDTTPGAAISPDHAVFDRAANLAQDISVALTLQGHQLTSLKSGNYTLISGQDYTATDTAVVLRKAYLATLPLGQHAVTFHFSGGAEVVLTVNVEDSSVPLPSGDLTIQSYNGSTGASTNGIAPKFKVINTGNAPVQLSDVKLRYYYTIDGEQQQSFWTDWASIGNANVTGTIVKLDTPAAGADYALEIGFTSAAGTLNPGQSAEIQTRFAKINWSGYNQANDYSFNATSTQFADHEQVTGYVNGQLVWGIEP, encoded by the coding sequence ATGAAGAAATGGCTCAAAAGAACAGGAACAATGCTGCTGGCGTGTACGCTGCTGCTTGGAGGGCTTACTGCACCGCCTGCGGCCCGCGCTGACCCTGCACTGATCACCATCGAAAGCGAGAATGCCCAGCTCACCCCGGATCTGCAAGTGACGACCCAGATTTACGGAACGCCGAAGCCCGGATATTCGGGAAGCGGTTTTGTCTGGATGCAGAACTCCGGTACGCTAACCTACACTGTAACTGTCCCGGCAACCGGGATGTATACGATCTCGACCCGTTATATGCAGGAGCTGAGCCCGGATGGCAGACAGCAGGCATTAATCGTTAACGGTGCTGCGAAGGGTTCGTATATGCTGCCCTACACCACTACGTGGAAGGAGTTCAACTTCGGCTATCACAAGCTGAATCAAGGCAGCAATACTATTCAGGTAAAAGCAGGCTGGGGATTCGCTTATTTCGACGCCTTAACGGTGGATCATGCGAACCTGGACCCCCTGATTGTACAGCCGGTTCTCTCTGATGCTCAGGCCACGCCCGAAACCCAGCTCCTGATGAATTATTTGACGGAGGTATACGGGAAGCATATGCTATCGGGCCAGCAGGAGATTTACGGCGGAGGGAATGACGGCAACTCCGAGCTGGAGTTCGACTGGATTCACAATCTGACCGGGAAATATCCGGCAGTCCGCGGGTTCGACCTTATGAACTATAATCCGCTGTATGGCTGGGAGGATGGCACTACCGCCCGCATGATCGACTGGGTGAATACCAAGGGCGGGATTGCGACCAATAGCTGGCATCTTACGGTTCCCCGTGACATCACCTCCTATCAGCTAGGGGAATTTGTGGATTGGAAGCAGGCGACCTACAAACCAACCGAGACCAATTTCAATACCGCTAATGCTGTGATTCCAGGGACCAAGGAGTACAAATACTTGAAGCTGGCGATCAAGGACTTGGCGGAGCAGCTGCAGATTCTGCAGGACAACAATGTGCCCGTGATCTTCCGTCCTTACCATGAGGCAGAAGGCAACGGCGGGCTGAATGGAGAAGGGGCGTGGTTCTGGTGGGCTTCGGCAGGTGCGGAGGTGTACAAGCAGCTCTGGGATCAGCTTTATACTGAACTTACGGAGACTTACGGCCTGCACAACCTGATCTGGACCTATAACAGCTATGTGTACAGCACTTCTCCGGCCTGGTATCCAGGGGATAATCAGGTGGATATTGTCGGCTACGATAAATACAACACCATCTACAACCGCTATGATGGACTGTCCGGCGTGCCGAATGAGGATGCGATTAGCTCGACCTTTTATCAGCTGGTGGATCTGACTGGCGGCAAGAAGATGGTAGCCATGACCGAGAACGACACCGTTCCAAGCGTGCAAAATCTGACCGATGAAAAAGCAGGCTGGCTCTACTTCCTGCCATGGTACGGAGAGCATCTGATGAGCACGGCGTTCAATTTCCCGGCTACGCTGACCACTCTGTATCAGAGTGATTATGTCATTACGCTAGACGAGCTGCCTGATCTGAAGGGGAATAACCCTCATCCGAGTGCGTCTATTACGCCATCCATGGTGGAATTTGACAAAGCTCAGGCGCATCAGGCCGACCAGACCGTCACTATGAATCTGAACGGCAACACGTTAACGGCCCTTCGTTCCGGCACTACCGTGTTGACTGAGAACGAGGACTATACCTTAAGCGGGAACACACTGCTGCTCACTAAGGCGTTCCTGGCAACGCTGCCGGTTGGCGAGCATTCGGTCGTTCTGGATTTCAATCAGGGCCAAGATCCCGTGTTAAAAGTAAAAGTCATCGATACAACGCCAGGTGCTGCCATCTCACCAGACCATGCGGTGTTTGACCGGGCGGCGAATCTTGCACAGGATATTTCCGTAGCGCTTACCTTACAGGGGCATCAGCTGACAAGCCTGAAGAGCGGCAATTACACCCTTATCTCCGGTCAGGACTATACGGCCACAGACACTGCGGTTGTTCTGAGAAAGGCTTATCTTGCCACGCTGCCGCTCGGCCAGCATGCGGTCACTTTTCATTTCAGCGGCGGAGCAGAGGTTGTGCTTACTGTGAACGTAGAGGATAGCAGCGTTCCGCTGCCTTCAGGCGACCTGACCATTCAGTCCTACAACGGCAGCACCGGTGCTTCAACCAATGGAATCGCACCCAAGTTCAAAGTAATCAACACCGGGAATGCACCGGTCCAGCTCAGCGATGTGAAGCTCCGCTATTACTATACAATCGACGGCGAGCAACAGCAGAGCTTCTGGACCGACTGGGCCAGCATCGGAAATGCGAACGTCACCGGGACCATCGTGAAGCTGGACACCCCGGCCGCCGGTGCGGATTATGCTCTGGAGATTGGCTTCACCAGTGCTGCGGGCACCCTGAACCCCGGCCAGAGCGCCGAGATCCAGACCCGCTTCGCTAAGATCAACTGGTCGGGCTACAATCAGGCCAACGACTATTCCTTCAATGCCACCAGCACCCAGTTCGCCGATCATGAGCAGGTTACGGGTTATGTGAACGGACAGTTGGTGTGGGGGATTGAGCCTTAA
- a CDS encoding M56 family metallopeptidase — translation MMDILQMSISASVLIVLVIALRSVTLHKLPRQLFLVLWGIVIARLLIPGSVPILPQLSPQAEVAAAIDQVSTHTAAVVQLPERSALHTGMFARDIAFTAFAGGEPEQPFLKPEQLGVIWLGGAALLLMILAVIFCRSKRELRTALPLQRQEPVIEAWRARHPLRRKLTILTFDRMDTPVTCGTWRPKIILPANLNTGNAQAMDYILTHEYMHIRYFDTVWKLAASVALCLHWFNPLVWLMVFYLNRELEMVCDARVIRKLGAEHKADYALCLLEVAEQQRGFMPLYIGFSTNATKERIVSIMKLQKMTVLTAAISVILVAGAVSAFAEQSSGAVSGVQPDSGAAQMSAMETGDSSGPDVAAASSDGSGALTDFNYDALKDYVAYGLTYDKAQDRFLYNSKHIRLFMDPDLQHEGKFNKFYYDGNGSADFRVIRDKDNAVKEIKLLEDSELQALAKAYGFELGKEGLKFSNAN, via the coding sequence ATGATGGATATCTTACAGATGAGTATCTCAGCAAGCGTGCTGATCGTTCTAGTGATCGCGCTGCGCTCTGTGACCCTGCACAAATTACCCAGACAGCTCTTTCTGGTCCTGTGGGGCATTGTCATTGCCAGACTGCTGATTCCGGGTTCTGTGCCGATTCTTCCGCAGCTGTCACCTCAGGCAGAGGTTGCTGCTGCGATTGATCAGGTTAGCACGCACACAGCAGCCGTAGTGCAGTTGCCGGAACGCTCAGCCCTGCACACAGGGATGTTCGCCCGGGATATAGCATTCACGGCCTTTGCGGGCGGGGAGCCGGAGCAGCCGTTCCTAAAGCCGGAGCAGCTGGGTGTCATATGGCTTGGCGGCGCTGCACTGCTGCTTATGATCCTTGCGGTGATCTTCTGCAGAAGCAAGAGAGAGCTGCGGACAGCACTGCCTCTGCAGAGACAGGAGCCTGTAATTGAGGCCTGGCGTGCCCGGCATCCCTTGCGGCGTAAGCTTACCATCCTGACATTTGACCGGATGGATACACCGGTTACGTGCGGAACCTGGCGTCCGAAGATTATCCTGCCTGCGAACCTGAATACCGGGAACGCACAGGCTATGGATTATATTCTCACCCATGAATATATGCATATCCGGTATTTCGATACAGTATGGAAGCTGGCTGCGTCCGTGGCTCTATGCCTGCACTGGTTCAATCCGCTGGTCTGGCTGATGGTTTTCTATCTAAACCGGGAGCTGGAGATGGTCTGTGATGCCAGAGTCATCCGTAAGCTGGGTGCAGAGCACAAGGCGGATTATGCGTTATGTCTCTTGGAGGTGGCGGAGCAACAGAGGGGGTTCATGCCCCTGTATATAGGCTTCAGTACAAATGCGACCAAGGAAAGGATCGTGTCGATCATGAAACTTCAGAAAATGACGGTATTGACAGCAGCCATATCAGTCATTCTGGTGGCCGGAGCGGTATCGGCGTTCGCAGAGCAGTCCAGCGGGGCCGTGAGCGGAGTGCAACCAGACAGCGGCGCTGCGCAAATGAGCGCAATGGAGACTGGTGACAGCAGCGGGCCGGATGTGGCCGCAGCATCGTCGGATGGAAGCGGAGCTCTCACCGATTTCAATTACGATGCATTGAAGGATTATGTAGCCTACGGCTTAACGTATGACAAGGCCCAGGACCGCTTCCTGTACAACAGCAAGCATATCCGCCTGTTCATGGACCCTGACCTTCAGCATGAAGGCAAGTTCAACAAATTCTACTATGACGGGAACGGCTCGGCTGATTTCCGGGTCATCAGAGACAAGGACAACGCTGTTAAGGAGATTAAGCTGCTGGAAGACAGTGAGCTTCAGGCTTTGGCCAAGGCGTATGGCTTTGAACTGGGCAAGGAGGGCCTGAAATTCAGCAACGCCAACTAA
- a CDS encoding BlaI/MecI/CopY family transcriptional regulator translates to MEIKLYDSELKVMEILWREGKLPAGDLAAILNQETGWNRNTTYTVIKKLIVKDAVERTDPGFVCTALIAKEQVQTYETKELINKMYGGSAEMFFSAFLNEKNLSKADIDKLRQIVESLR, encoded by the coding sequence ATGGAGATTAAGCTGTATGATTCCGAGCTTAAGGTCATGGAGATTCTATGGAGGGAAGGCAAGCTGCCCGCAGGGGATCTGGCCGCAATTCTGAATCAGGAGACAGGCTGGAACAGGAATACGACCTATACAGTGATTAAGAAGCTGATTGTCAAGGATGCTGTAGAGCGGACAGACCCCGGCTTTGTCTGCACAGCCCTGATTGCCAAAGAGCAGGTGCAGACGTATGAGACCAAAGAGCTGATTAATAAAATGTATGGCGGTTCGGCGGAGATGTTCTTCTCTGCATTTCTTAATGAGAAGAACCTCAGCAAAGCCGATATCGACAAGCTCAGGCAAATCGTGGAAAGCTTGCGCTGA
- a CDS encoding ABC transporter ATP-binding protein, producing MTTKILVHVRNPKMIVKLFCTKDLYLSLVLMALSALLAPLGAWLYKLLIDGLAFVQSASAVTHKLLILVAGYTVLKIVLEAIEHITAHVNNRLKYNINREFIRQVNKKLSVIDMEELENPAVYDLLERVQSKVNKGILAYVNNSLSVVLPMFSMFSFIVLLLKINLYFPVIAVLATIPYLLLMNAQGKLSYFQAVEQSKPLRRLNYMYDVLTSRRYAKEIRMFGLIDYFNDRTEEIRSEVWREKFGLLLHYTLGGALVDLLRNIALGICLLITCIGVLENRMSIGDVMLVITAMQAITGALSSMVNKISSMNNYTLYMEDMLNFLDLPENAGGGHKTLADASTLQFKHVDFKYPGSGSLTLKNIELTINKGEKIALVGENGSGKTTFIHVLLGLYKPTSGEVLIGGVPLADVIDSFRRKTVCVFQNFIKYQFSVADNIRAGNFGQEFQKESLRIFHMEDFIDQLPQGLDTQLGQLENNDTELSGGQWQRLAIARALGRADSEILIMDEPTASLDPKVETQIYEEFSALCENKTTIMISHRLGVTRLCDIIYVFDQGEICEAGSHTELMNRRGKYYQMYTAQSYLYA from the coding sequence ATGACTACGAAAATACTGGTTCATGTCCGCAACCCCAAGATGATCGTCAAGCTGTTCTGCACCAAAGATTTGTACCTGTCACTGGTGCTCATGGCGCTCAGTGCACTGCTGGCCCCGCTGGGAGCCTGGCTCTACAAGCTCCTGATCGATGGCCTCGCCTTCGTCCAGTCTGCCTCCGCCGTAACACACAAACTGTTAATCCTTGTCGCCGGATATACCGTGCTGAAGATTGTCCTGGAAGCGATAGAGCATATTACGGCGCATGTTAACAATCGTCTGAAATATAACATTAACCGTGAATTCATCAGACAGGTGAACAAGAAGCTGTCTGTTATTGATATGGAAGAGCTGGAGAATCCGGCTGTCTATGATCTGTTGGAGCGGGTCCAGTCCAAAGTGAACAAGGGGATTCTGGCCTACGTCAACAACTCCTTGTCTGTCGTACTTCCTATGTTCTCCATGTTCTCCTTTATCGTGCTGCTGTTGAAGATCAATCTGTATTTTCCCGTTATTGCGGTGCTTGCCACCATACCGTATTTGCTGCTGATGAATGCACAGGGCAAGCTGAGCTACTTCCAGGCGGTTGAACAGAGCAAGCCGCTGCGCCGGTTGAACTATATGTACGATGTGCTGACAAGCCGAAGATATGCCAAGGAGATCCGCATGTTCGGATTAATTGATTATTTCAATGACCGCACGGAAGAGATCCGCAGCGAGGTATGGAGAGAGAAGTTCGGGCTGCTGCTGCATTATACGCTGGGCGGAGCGCTCGTTGATCTCTTGCGGAATATTGCGCTGGGAATCTGTCTGCTCATCACCTGCATAGGCGTCTTAGAGAATAGAATGAGTATAGGCGATGTTATGCTGGTGATCACAGCGATGCAGGCCATAACGGGCGCACTGAGCAGTATGGTGAATAAAATCAGTTCCATGAACAATTACACACTGTATATGGAAGATATGCTGAATTTCCTGGATCTCCCCGAGAATGCCGGCGGCGGGCATAAGACGCTTGCGGATGCTTCCACCCTTCAGTTCAAGCATGTGGATTTCAAATACCCGGGCAGCGGGAGCCTTACACTTAAGAATATTGAATTAACGATCAACAAAGGCGAGAAAATTGCCTTAGTGGGCGAGAACGGCAGCGGTAAAACGACCTTCATTCATGTGCTGCTCGGCCTGTACAAGCCGACTTCAGGGGAGGTGCTGATCGGTGGAGTCCCGTTAGCCGATGTCATTGATTCGTTCAGAAGGAAGACGGTCTGTGTATTTCAGAATTTCATTAAATACCAGTTCTCGGTCGCGGATAATATCCGGGCGGGAAATTTCGGACAAGAGTTCCAGAAGGAGTCGCTGCGGATCTTCCATATGGAGGACTTCATCGATCAGCTGCCGCAAGGCCTGGATACCCAGCTAGGCCAGCTGGAGAACAATGATACAGAGCTGTCGGGCGGACAGTGGCAGCGGCTGGCGATTGCCAGAGCGCTCGGCCGGGCGGACAGCGAGATTCTGATTATGGACGAGCCGACAGCCAGCCTGGACCCCAAGGTGGAGACGCAGATCTATGAAGAGTTCTCCGCGCTGTGTGAGAACAAGACGACAATCATGATCTCGCACCGGCTCGGAGTGACCCGGCTCTGCGATATCATCTATGTATTCGACCAGGGGGAGATCTGTGAAGCGGGCTCGCACACAGAATTGATGAACCGGCGCGGGAAATATTATCAGATGTATACGGCCCAGAGCTATTTGTATGCTTAA
- a CDS encoding glycoside hydrolase family 5 protein yields the protein MLAKIKKYGVYSVALVLLASTLLGSTGSRASAEETSAALTSDFRSLQASQIVSEMGAGWNLGNSLEASVNGIPSETAWNNPAITPQLIQKVKAAGFKTIRIPVSYLNYIGSAPGYTINSAWLDRVKAVVDYAYNEGLYVVINIHGDGFNSVQGSWLLVNSGNQTAIKQQYQKVWQQIANKFANYGERLILESMNEVFDGSYNNPNPAYYANLNAYNQIFVDTVRQTGGNNNARWLLIPGWNTNIDYTAGNYGFVLPTDNYRSSTIPGSEKRIMISAHYYSPWDFAGEESGNITQWGASATNPAKKSTWGQEDYLNSQLQSMYNKFTTQGYPVVIGEFGSIDKSSYDSSNNNYRAAYAKAVTATAKKYKAVPVYWDNGYNGQHGFALFNRYNNTVTQQGIINAIMQGMQ from the coding sequence ATGTTAGCCAAAATCAAAAAGTACGGAGTATACAGCGTAGCTCTAGTATTACTGGCTTCCACCTTGCTCGGCAGCACGGGTTCCCGCGCCTCTGCGGAAGAAACGTCAGCTGCGCTGACATCAGACTTCAGATCGCTGCAGGCTTCACAGATTGTCAGCGAGATGGGGGCCGGATGGAACCTGGGCAACTCGCTCGAAGCTTCGGTGAACGGGATTCCCAGCGAGACCGCCTGGAATAACCCGGCCATTACGCCGCAGCTGATCCAAAAGGTCAAAGCAGCAGGCTTCAAAACCATCCGCATCCCGGTCTCCTACCTGAATTATATCGGGAGCGCCCCCGGCTATACGATCAACTCAGCTTGGCTGGACCGTGTGAAAGCAGTCGTGGATTACGCCTATAATGAAGGCCTGTATGTCGTCATTAATATTCACGGGGACGGCTTCAATTCTGTTCAGGGCAGCTGGCTTCTGGTGAATAGCGGCAACCAGACAGCCATTAAGCAGCAGTATCAGAAGGTGTGGCAACAGATCGCGAATAAGTTCGCTAATTATGGCGAGCGGCTGATTTTGGAGTCGATGAACGAGGTGTTCGACGGCAGCTACAACAATCCGAATCCGGCGTACTACGCCAACCTGAATGCTTACAATCAGATCTTTGTGGATACGGTCAGACAGACAGGCGGCAACAATAACGCCAGATGGCTGTTGATTCCGGGGTGGAACACAAATATCGACTACACGGCGGGCAATTACGGGTTCGTGCTCCCAACTGACAATTACAGATCATCCACCATACCCGGCTCGGAAAAAAGAATCATGATCTCCGCCCACTACTATTCCCCTTGGGATTTTGCCGGTGAGGAATCGGGGAATATCACGCAGTGGGGAGCGTCAGCGACGAACCCTGCCAAAAAATCCACCTGGGGACAGGAGGATTACCTGAACTCGCAGCTCCAATCCATGTACAATAAATTCACGACTCAAGGTTACCCTGTAGTGATCGGTGAATTCGGTTCGATTGACAAATCATCCTACGATTCAAGCAATAATAACTACCGTGCCGCCTATGCCAAAGCCGTGACCGCAACCGCCAAGAAATACAAGGCTGTGCCCGTCTATTGGGACAATGGTTATAACGGCCAGCATGGCTTCGCCCTGTTCAACCGTTATAACAACACCGTCACCCAGCAAGGCATTATCAATGCTATTATGCAGGGGATGCAATAA